The window AGACAACCCTGGGTTTACCTAACGCACTTTGCCTGCTGTTCAGGCGCAAAAAAGCGTCCCAAAAGATGACAAGCCGGGAATCACCGTTGGGGAAGCAAAAACTTCAGATTGCCCAAAAATTCTTGATGACAGATTAAGCATAGGTGTCCGTAGTCACTTTTGCAATATAAGCCCCAATGATTGTTGCTAATGTTGAATATTATTAAAGCTAATGAGGCAAAGGTTTTTTTCTCGTAATCAATCCATAGGTTGGCAGTAGTGCTTGCTCACCTACTGCTTGGGCTTGGGACTCTACTGAATGGCTGGGCGGTACAAAGTGTAGGCCGTTGTAGTGTCTATCCAAGCTGGGCAGGCCGCCCAAATCTCCAAATTTATTGATCCTCAGTACGAATGCTCTAGATTGGGTTGTGATTTCTAATCGGTCGCTTCAGAAGTCTTTATTAGGTTACCCCCTCAAAATCATGGCTCTTGGGCCGACCCCCTCAGGGAATCAGGTAGAATAGCAAAACGCTTTGAATATAGAGGCAACGAGGCTTAGAGTTTTGCCCCGCCAGCTTTAGGGAGGGCCGTGCTCAACTTGGTAAATTTCTAGCCGGTTGGGGCTGATGGGTTGACCGTCGACTTTAGGTCTGATGCCGCAGGCTGCGCTTTGATTTGGCTCAGCTGTCAGCAAGTTGCTGCGGCCATAGGTAACCATCTGTGACGGCACGAGGTGCGATCGCGCCGCCAATCTGTCGAGCCTGAACTGCTGAATTTAGGCCGCCGTGGCCTTATTATTTGCTGAACCATCGCCGTTGGAGATAAGCATTTAAGGTGTTGTCAGAGAACGTCGGGATGACCCAATTTTTTGTTGAGACCAGCTGGCTGCTGCCGATGTATGGCCTCATTGGGGCGCTGCTATCGTTGCCCTGGTCCACGGGGTTGATTCGCCGCACCGGCCCTCGACCATCGGCCTACCTCAACATTGTGATGACTCTGGTATCCTTTGTTCATGGGCTCATGGCCTTTCGCGGCATTTGGAATCAGGGTCCTCAGGAACTGCTGTTTTCCTGGTTTGACTTTGCCGATCTACACCTCACGCTAGCCCTTGACATCTCGGTTCTCAACCTCGGTGCCCTAGAGCTGATCACCGGCCTCAGCCTGCTGGCCCAGGTCTTTGCCCTAGGCTATTTGGAAAAAGACTGGGCCCTAGCTCGCTTTTATTCCCTGATGGGAGTCTTTGAATCTGCCATGAGCGGGCTGGTGTTAAGCGGGTCGTTGTTTGTCTCCTACTCGCTGCTGGAGATGCTGACGTTGTCGACCTACCTGCTGGTGGGTTTTTGGTATGCCCAGCCCCTGGTTGTGACCGCCGCCCGTGACGCTTTCTTAACTAAGCGTATTGGTGACGTGCTGCTGCTGATGGGAGTGGTTTCCCTGGCTTGTCTGGCAGGCAGCCTCGACTTCAATGATTTGTACGAGTGGGTCAAGATAGAGCATCTATCCCCTACTATGGCCACTCTCCTAGGGTTAGCGCTGATTGCCGGGCCGATTGGTAAATGTGCGCAGTTTCCGCTCCACCTGTGGCTCGACGAAGCTATGGAAGGCCCAAACCCTGCCTCGATTTTGCGGAACTCGGTGGTGGTGACCTGTGGTGCGTACATATTGATTCGCTTGCAGCCGATTGTTGTGCTGTCACCGGTAGCCCTAGGTACGCTGGTGGTGATTGGCACAATAACGGCTCTGGGTGGATCTCTAGTTGCCTTAGCTCAAGTCGACTTAAAGCGTACGTTTTCTTACTCTACGAGTGCTTATCTGGGGCTGGTGTTTATTGCCGTCGGCACGACCTGGCCAGGGGTAGCGCTGCTGCTACTGCTGACCCACGCCGTAGCCAAGGCGCTGCTCTTTATGGCGGTGGGATCAGTGATTATGACCACCAACTGCCAAAACATCACCGAGCTGGGCGGTCTGGGGAGAAAAATGCCGGCGACTAGCCTGGCTTTTGTGACCGGTGCTCTAGGGATGGTCGGGGTAGTGCCCCTGGGCTGCTTTTGGGGGTTGCGGATGGGAGCAGATTTTCTAAGCCGTGACTATCCGCTGCTGACGCTGGTGTTTCTGCTGGTCAACGGGCTCACTGCATTGAATCTGACACGGGTCTTTCGTCAGGTGTTCTTAGGGACACCTCAGCCCAAAACCCGTCGCGCTCCAGAGGTGCCGTGGCAAATGGCAGTGCCGATGGTTACCCTGTCGATTATTACGCTGCTGCTGCCGCTGATCATGGGCAAGCTGCTGGTGCTGCCCCCTTGGCAATACATCAATTTGCCGATCGCGGCGCTGACGCTGGCTTCGGGCTGGATAGGCGTCGCGGTGGGAGCGACGGTGCCCCTGTCAAAATCGCTGGCGCGATCGCTCAACCGCCCCCTGCGCATTGCCCAAGACCTGCTGGCCTACGACTTTTACACCGAACGCCTCTACGACAAAACCGTGGTGGCGGCGGTGTCTACCTTGGCCCGGTTTAGCAGCTGGTTTGACCAATACGTGGTCGACGGCCTGGTAAACGGGGTGGGTCTGGCCTCGCTGTTTGGAGGTGAGGGGCTTAAATACAGCGCCTCAGGCCAGTCGCAGCTCTACCTATTGACTATCTTTGCCGGGGTGGGGCTGCTCGGAATTTTCATGACCTGGACGCTTTGGTAACGGTTGGCGATGCTGAGTGCACTGATTTTAATTCCACTGGTGGCGGCCCTGGTGTTGATCCTGTGGCCCGGCAAGCTAGAGGCGCAAACGGCTAAAGTCGTAAGCGGCATTGGGTTGGCCCTAACCTTAGTTTTGCTCGGCTTTTTGGCCACTCAATTTGAGCTGGCAACGCCGGGATTTCAGTTTGAGGAACTGCTGCCCTGGGTTGAGCCCTTGGGGCTGAGCTATCGCCTTGGCCTCGACGGATTGTCGCTGCCGCTGCTGGTAGTGAACAGCCTGCTGGGCCTGGTGGCAATCTATATTAGCGAACCCACTCTGCACCGCACTCGGCTCTACTATGTGCTGCTGCTAGTAATTAACAGCGCCGTGGCTGGGGCGTTTTTGGCGGCTAACCTGCTGCTGTTTTTTATCTTTTACGAGTTAGAACTAATTCCGCTGTACCTGCTAATTGCTATCTGGGGCGGGTCGCGGCGGGGCTACGCCGCCACCAAGTTTTTGATCTACACCGCCCTGTCGGGGGTGCTGATTTTGGGGGCCTTTTTAGGCTTGGTGTGGCTGTCGGGGAACACCAGCTTTGACTACGACAGCGGTCTGGCTGCGGCCCTGCCTCTGGCTCAGCAGGTTTCTCTGCTGGTAGCGCTGCTGATCGGCTT is drawn from Leptolyngbya subtilissima AS-A7 and contains these coding sequences:
- a CDS encoding NAD(P)H-quinone oxidoreductase subunit F yields the protein MTQFFVETSWLLPMYGLIGALLSLPWSTGLIRRTGPRPSAYLNIVMTLVSFVHGLMAFRGIWNQGPQELLFSWFDFADLHLTLALDISVLNLGALELITGLSLLAQVFALGYLEKDWALARFYSLMGVFESAMSGLVLSGSLFVSYSLLEMLTLSTYLLVGFWYAQPLVVTAARDAFLTKRIGDVLLLMGVVSLACLAGSLDFNDLYEWVKIEHLSPTMATLLGLALIAGPIGKCAQFPLHLWLDEAMEGPNPASILRNSVVVTCGAYILIRLQPIVVLSPVALGTLVVIGTITALGGSLVALAQVDLKRTFSYSTSAYLGLVFIAVGTTWPGVALLLLLTHAVAKALLFMAVGSVIMTTNCQNITELGGLGRKMPATSLAFVTGALGMVGVVPLGCFWGLRMGADFLSRDYPLLTLVFLLVNGLTALNLTRVFRQVFLGTPQPKTRRAPEVPWQMAVPMVTLSIITLLLPLIMGKLLVLPPWQYINLPIAALTLASGWIGVAVGATVPLSKSLARSLNRPLRIAQDLLAYDFYTERLYDKTVVAAVSTLARFSSWFDQYVVDGLVNGVGLASLFGGEGLKYSASGQSQLYLLTIFAGVGLLGIFMTWTLW